From a region of the Methanothermobacter tenebrarum genome:
- a CDS encoding cobalamin biosynthesis protein, which translates to MEIFMIGVLIDILLGEPPVYFHPVVWIGSITEKLKYKFGKKKISGIILTSIVLLPFIIPILFINLLPWLLKILLSSFLFSITFSIRFFFKSIKKAKSELEKDIGRARLHISNLVSRDTSKLNKEQLTSAVIESLTENITDSIISPIIFFMILGLPGAMGYRVINTLDAMVGYKDEQNRSIGWFPAKTDDILNYIPARITGLLIVAAAFILRMDWKKSLKTMLRDSKLTPSPNSGYPMAAAAGALNIRLEKPGVYIIGDENNEPKTSAISDALKLSYVTISLFILPIIILGVLI; encoded by the coding sequence ATGGAAATATTCATGATCGGAGTTTTAATAGATATTTTACTAGGTGAACCACCAGTTTATTTCCATCCAGTAGTATGGATAGGTAGCATAACTGAAAAATTGAAGTACAAGTTTGGAAAAAAGAAAATCTCAGGAATAATACTAACTTCCATAGTCCTTCTGCCATTTATTATTCCAATTTTATTCATCAACCTTTTACCTTGGCTATTAAAGATCTTGTTATCATCCTTTTTGTTTTCTATAACATTTTCCATCAGATTCTTCTTTAAATCGATAAAAAAAGCAAAAAGTGAACTTGAGAAGGATATTGGAAGAGCCCGTTTGCATATTTCGAATTTGGTAAGCAGAGACACGTCTAAACTTAACAAGGAACAGCTTACATCTGCTGTAATAGAAAGTTTAACAGAAAATATAACAGATTCCATAATTTCCCCCATAATATTCTTCATGATACTAGGGCTCCCAGGGGCAATGGGATACCGGGTTATTAATACATTAGATGCTATGGTAGGCTACAAAGACGAGCAAAATCGCTCTATTGGATGGTTCCCTGCGAAGACAGATGACATCCTAAATTATATACCAGCGCGGATAACAGGACTCCTCATAGTAGCCGCGGCTTTCATACTAAGAATGGATTGGAAAAAAAGCCTGAAAACCATGTTACGTGACAGTAAATTAACTCCCAGCCCCAACTCTGGTTATCCAATGGCCGCCGCCGCTGGAGCTCTCAATATCAGATTAGAAAAGCCCGGTGTATACATAATAGGGGATGAAAACAATGAACCAAAAACATCAGCAATTTCTGATGCATTAAAATTATCATATGTTACTATATCATTGTTCATATTACCCATCATAATCTTGGGGGTGTTAATCTGA
- a CDS encoding UPF0147 family protein, whose protein sequence is MSNKTFEKVSKILKSIMEDTSVPRNIRRAAEESNEILQNEEEDVTIRASTVISILDEISNDPNIPIHARTLIWEILSELESI, encoded by the coding sequence ATGAGTAACAAGACTTTTGAGAAAGTTTCCAAAATCTTAAAGAGTATAATGGAGGATACTAGCGTCCCAAGGAATATTAGAAGGGCCGCGGAGGAATCAAATGAAATATTACAAAATGAGGAAGAAGATGTAACCATCAGAGCAAGTACTGTTATATCAATACTTGATGAGATTAGCAACGACCCTAACATTCCCATACATGCAAGGACACTGATATGGGAAATCTTAAGTGAACTTGAATCAATATAA
- a CDS encoding cobalt-precorrin 5A hydrolase: protein MTKNGLEISKQLKRKLSQDPRIFQIDIFHKNVKKTLKEIFKDYDAIIGIMATGIMVRSICKLLSDKKEDPAIIVMDDAGKNVISLISGHLGGANDLTLKIAKLTKARPIITTSTDVHGYIGIDALAKKYYWQIKNTEKIVKFNKALLNGEKITIKGPENLEYLCDDPLFRKSYIIMKREDKIIKAILDRDEILIKPNKLVAGIGTKKGVNEEKIIESLKKSLSLLDLPLERLDVIATGEMKRGEKGIINASKILKKPLKFVDLDDLKLEDTHSRSSFVEDKFGVGSVCEAAALHVAGKGSRLILRKTTYNGIAIAIAVSREKVF, encoded by the coding sequence GTGACAAAAAACGGTTTAGAAATCTCAAAGCAACTTAAAAGAAAACTTTCACAAGATCCAAGAATATTTCAAATTGATATTTTCCATAAAAATGTTAAAAAAACCCTCAAAGAAATATTTAAGGATTATGATGCGATTATTGGTATAATGGCTACTGGTATAATGGTAAGAAGTATCTGCAAGCTTTTATCAGATAAAAAAGAAGACCCTGCAATTATTGTCATGGATGATGCTGGAAAGAATGTTATAAGTTTAATATCGGGACATTTAGGAGGGGCGAATGACTTAACATTAAAAATAGCAAAATTAACAAAGGCGAGGCCGATTATCACAACATCTACAGACGTCCATGGTTACATAGGTATAGATGCACTTGCAAAAAAATACTATTGGCAGATAAAAAACACGGAAAAAATAGTTAAATTTAACAAGGCATTATTAAACGGTGAAAAAATAACAATCAAGGGCCCTGAAAATCTAGAATATTTATGTGATGATCCACTTTTCAGGAAAAGTTACATTATAATGAAAAGAGAGGATAAAATCATCAAAGCAATACTAGATAGAGATGAGATCTTAATAAAACCCAATAAGCTTGTTGCAGGCATAGGTACGAAAAAGGGTGTCAATGAAGAAAAGATAATAGAAAGTTTAAAAAAGAGTTTGTCATTATTGGATCTTCCACTTGAAAGATTAGATGTCATAGCGACAGGAGAGATGAAAAGAGGCGAAAAAGGTATAATAAACGCTTCAAAAATTTTGAAAAAGCCATTAAAGTTCGTTGATTTGGATGATTTGAAATTAGAGGATACGCATTCAAGGTCTAGTTTCGTGGAGGATAAGTTTGGTGTGGGAAGCGTCTGTGAAGCCGCTGCACTTCATGTTGCAGGCAAAGGATCGCGGCTTATCCTAAGAAAAACAACTTATAATGGGATTGCGATAGCAATAGCTGTATCCCGAGAAAAAGTTTTTTAA
- a CDS encoding orc1/cdc6 family replication initiation protein produces the protein MNVFDELEGKKSVFKDRRFLDHRFLPDKLPHREEQIRAIAKYWVEALKGVTPPDITIYGKTGTGKTAVAKFAMKQLNEASKNSNVNVRTEYIRCTDYTTEYQVLARLCQQFGKDVPYRGWTKAEVINTFRSLFKKNVFGQDLILIVVLDEIDILLKNDGDGLLYTLTRTDNVSILSISNYVDFKKFIKPRVRSSLRDREIVFPPYAAPQLVDILNERSKLSFNDGVLEDDVIPLCAALAAREEGDARYALDLLRTAGEIADEQGSDVVKGEFVREAKEYIEHNKVTDIIMTLPSQQQRVLEAILYLTKRGEEITSGRLYEVYKKISQGDFVSYRRIFDFVNELELLGLISTNTVSKGRGKGRTNIIKLQCDTSVLENALWM, from the coding sequence ATGAATGTGTTTGATGAATTGGAGGGTAAGAAGTCGGTTTTTAAAGATAGAAGGTTTTTGGATCATAGGTTTTTACCGGATAAGCTACCTCACCGTGAAGAACAAATAAGGGCTATAGCTAAGTATTGGGTAGAGGCACTTAAGGGTGTTACACCTCCAGATATTACGATCTATGGGAAGACAGGAACTGGTAAAACTGCAGTGGCTAAATTTGCCATGAAACAGCTCAATGAAGCATCTAAGAATTCTAATGTCAATGTGAGGACTGAATATATACGTTGCACAGATTACACTACAGAGTATCAGGTTCTGGCGAGATTGTGTCAGCAGTTTGGAAAGGATGTTCCTTATCGTGGATGGACAAAGGCGGAAGTCATAAATACCTTTAGAAGCCTTTTTAAAAAGAATGTGTTTGGACAGGACCTCATACTCATAGTAGTGCTTGATGAAATAGATATTTTACTTAAAAATGATGGAGATGGTCTATTATATACTCTTACACGTACTGATAATGTCTCAATACTTTCAATTAGTAATTATGTAGATTTTAAAAAATTCATAAAACCGAGGGTAAGGAGCAGTTTAAGGGATCGTGAGATTGTTTTTCCCCCATATGCCGCTCCACAATTAGTTGATATACTTAATGAGCGTTCTAAATTATCATTCAATGATGGGGTGCTTGAGGACGATGTGATACCATTATGCGCTGCTTTAGCCGCTAGAGAAGAAGGTGATGCTCGTTATGCTCTTGATCTTTTAAGAACTGCTGGAGAAATAGCAGACGAACAAGGTTCTGATGTTGTTAAGGGAGAATTTGTAAGGGAAGCAAAGGAATATATTGAACATAACAAGGTCACTGATATTATCATGACACTTCCAAGTCAACAACAAAGAGTATTAGAGGCAATACTTTATCTCACCAAACGAGGTGAAGAGATAACATCAGGCAGGCTTTATGAAGTTTATAAGAAAATATCACAAGGAGATTTCGTCTCCTATAGGCGAATATTTGATTTCGTTAACGAATTAGAATTACTAGGACTCATATCTACCAACACTGTTTCAAAGGGCAGGGGAAAGGGCAGAACCAATATTATAAAGTTGCAGTGCGATACATCAGTCCTTGAAAACGCCCTTTGGATGTGA
- a CDS encoding tRNA (adenine-N1)-methyltransferase has protein sequence MKILIDERGKKYMPPTGEDFQTDLGIIKKEKIEGSTPGEELKTHLGKKFKVIEANINDFIELMERKSSIILPKDIGIVISYTGLGSGQRVLDAGTGSGSVALTLANIVGDTGKVYTYEIREDFATLAKKNIKNSGMKNIILKNKDIKKGIEEKNLDLIFLDLPGSWKIIEDAKNALKNGGWIVFYNPYIEPVKIIHEKAKKCGFKEIKTVEVITREIEIKRKGTRPRTRMIGHTGYLTFTRKI, from the coding sequence TTGAAAATTTTAATAGATGAAAGAGGCAAAAAATACATGCCTCCAACGGGTGAAGACTTCCAAACCGACCTTGGAATAATAAAAAAAGAAAAAATAGAAGGGAGCACCCCAGGAGAAGAACTGAAAACGCACCTCGGGAAGAAATTCAAGGTAATAGAAGCCAATATCAATGATTTCATAGAACTAATGGAAAGAAAATCATCAATTATCCTCCCCAAGGACATCGGAATAGTTATTTCATATACGGGCCTTGGAAGCGGTCAAAGAGTATTAGATGCAGGTACGGGTTCCGGGAGTGTTGCACTAACCCTTGCAAATATAGTGGGTGACACAGGCAAAGTCTACACTTATGAGATAAGAGAAGACTTCGCAACATTAGCAAAAAAGAATATCAAAAATTCTGGGATGAAAAATATAATCCTTAAAAATAAAGATATAAAAAAAGGCATAGAAGAGAAAAATTTAGATCTCATATTCCTCGACCTCCCAGGATCCTGGAAAATCATAGAAGACGCTAAGAACGCCCTAAAAAATGGAGGATGGATCGTATTCTACAATCCATACATAGAACCTGTTAAAATCATCCACGAAAAGGCTAAAAAGTGCGGATTTAAAGAGATAAAAACTGTTGAAGTTATTACAAGAGAAATTGAAATAAAAAGGAAAGGTACAAGACCCCGCACACGGATGATCGGACACACAGGTTACTTAACATTCACCCGAAAAATATAG
- the pyrB gene encoding aspartate carbamoyltransferase produces MGFQLENVISIKDFTKEDIEFILKEAEKMEPIARSQKTSKILSSKILGMMFYEPSTRTRLSFEAAMKRLGGSVIGFSEAAESSAAKGETLADAARVVACYADAIVIRHNAEGAARYISDIIDIPVINAGDGAGQHPTQTLLDLYTMKRIFNGIEGLKVALIGDLKYGRTVHSLAYALAMFNVDMIFVSPKELKMPRDIIHDLKEQSISVHETTRIAEVIDDVDVLYVTRIQKERFPDPEEYSKIKGAYRIDGKMLNGKDVIVMHPLPRVDEISVDVDTMPQCKYFQQAFYGVPVRMALLKALIK; encoded by the coding sequence ATGGGCTTCCAATTAGAAAATGTCATATCAATAAAAGATTTCACAAAAGAAGACATCGAATTCATATTAAAAGAAGCAGAAAAAATGGAGCCCATCGCCCGCTCCCAAAAGACCTCAAAGATCTTGTCAAGTAAAATACTAGGCATGATGTTCTATGAACCCTCAACCAGGACAAGACTATCATTCGAAGCAGCCATGAAAAGATTAGGAGGTAGTGTGATAGGCTTCTCAGAAGCCGCTGAAAGTTCAGCCGCCAAAGGTGAAACACTAGCAGACGCTGCAAGAGTGGTAGCATGCTATGCTGATGCAATCGTAATAAGACATAACGCAGAAGGAGCAGCCCGCTACATTTCAGACATCATAGATATACCAGTCATAAATGCCGGGGATGGAGCAGGCCAACACCCTACACAGACACTCCTCGACCTTTATACAATGAAAAGGATATTTAATGGCATAGAAGGCTTAAAAGTAGCTTTAATCGGCGACCTTAAATATGGTAGGACAGTTCACTCACTCGCATATGCACTTGCCATGTTCAATGTAGATATGATATTCGTATCCCCAAAAGAACTTAAAATGCCACGTGACATTATCCATGATCTCAAAGAACAAAGTATATCTGTCCATGAAACCACTAGGATTGCAGAGGTTATAGATGATGTGGATGTACTCTATGTGACAAGAATACAAAAGGAGAGATTCCCAGATCCAGAAGAATATTCTAAAATCAAAGGTGCATATCGAATAGATGGTAAAATGCTAAATGGTAAAGATGTTATAGTAATGCATCCACTCCCCCGCGTAGATGAAATATCAGTTGATGTAGATACTATGCCCCAGTGTAAATATTTCCAACAAGCATTCTATGGCGTGCCAGTGAGAATGGCCCTCCTAAAAGCGCTTATAAAATAG
- a CDS encoding DUF2299 domain-containing protein: MIILESKIKRWLTEEGLLGQIVDDENANFHFIVNYPEDHVIDVIQPKDKEDLVLVACATSVSPEHLSKIRELSESKREEFLWQVRFSLNKFLVDFQLEHPRNILESYLVTDEIYNDALTKDRLISTIKKVFKAKLHVLWLIQKKFGEKKDEFHEDTMYV, translated from the coding sequence GTGATAATTTTGGAGAGTAAAATAAAACGATGGCTCACTGAAGAAGGTCTTCTAGGGCAAATAGTAGACGATGAAAATGCCAATTTCCATTTCATTGTAAATTACCCAGAAGACCATGTAATAGATGTCATACAACCAAAGGATAAAGAGGATCTAGTATTAGTTGCATGTGCCACGAGTGTAAGCCCAGAGCATTTATCAAAGATCCGGGAATTAAGCGAATCCAAGAGGGAAGAGTTTCTTTGGCAGGTCAGATTTTCCTTGAACAAGTTTCTCGTGGACTTCCAATTAGAACATCCAAGAAACATCCTAGAAAGTTATCTTGTAACTGATGAGATTTACAATGATGCATTAACTAAAGATAGGCTAATATCTACTATCAAAAAAGTATTTAAAGCCAAATTACATGTCCTATGGCTCATACAGAAGAAATTCGGGGAAAAAAAGGATGAATTTCATGAAGACACAATGTATGTCTAG
- a CDS encoding class II aldolase/adducin family protein: MGENINIKELVKAAHYLYSSGLVLGSAGNISIRLSMGEIAITPTGVPLSLVTEENVAIVGMDGSRLLGGDPSSELYLHLGIYKVRKDIKSIVHTHSPYATAFAFSDKRLKGLEGFNGVEEDSMVEVAYHKPGSLELARECAEKIKEGKILILKNHGVVCCGSNLREAIQLAEFIEQSAKTQFLAYILTKI; encoded by the coding sequence GTGGGAGAAAATATAAATATAAAAGAGTTAGTTAAAGCAGCCCACTACTTGTATAGTAGCGGTCTTGTATTAGGGAGCGCGGGTAATATTAGTATCCGTTTAAGTATGGGGGAAATCGCCATAACCCCTACAGGTGTCCCCCTTTCCCTTGTGACAGAGGAAAATGTAGCTATCGTCGGCATGGATGGGAGCAGATTATTAGGAGGGGACCCCTCATCTGAGCTATATCTTCACCTTGGAATCTATAAGGTAAGAAAGGATATAAAAAGTATAGTACATACACATTCACCCTATGCAACTGCCTTTGCTTTCTCAGATAAAAGATTGAAAGGACTTGAAGGTTTCAATGGAGTTGAGGAAGATTCCATGGTGGAAGTAGCATATCATAAGCCTGGTAGTTTGGAATTGGCCAGAGAATGCGCCGAAAAGATAAAAGAGGGTAAGATTTTAATCTTAAAAAATCATGGTGTTGTCTGTTGCGGTTCAAATCTCCGAGAAGCAATTCAACTTGCAGAGTTTATAGAACAAAGTGCTAAGACACAATTCTTAGCCTATATACTCACTAAAATTTAA
- a CDS encoding DEAD/DEAH box helicase: MAKYIEHPLIKPEKIEARLYQQKIAADVLKKGNSMIVAPTALGKTVIAVLVAAERLQKYKKSKILILAPSKPLTIQHEDSFQEFLTVPCTSITGAINPTERVKRWKESQIICATPQTVESDIINGRYNLKDVSLLVFDECHHAIGSYSYVYLASRYQQEAQNPLILGLTASPGFEKEKIESVCKNLFIKEIIIKTEDDPDVSPYFNPIEIEWIKVKMGSTLKNIKKHLEKARKHRLKMLKHLHIIPTINITKKDLLKARGKIQNTIAKTTNPPKKYYIGISLLAAAINIEHAIELLETQGISTLHQYFLRLQKKSTKAAKSLITDPNFSRAMIETRRAYKRGIEHPKLDKLIKILKKELKKEDIKRIIVFTQFRDTVEQIYKKCQEEKINAAKFYGQGTRTGTKGLTQKEQKEIIKAFRIGKYDILISTSVAEEGMDIPAVDLVILYEPVPSEIRMIQRRGRTGRKKMGRMMVMITEKTRDEAYYWSSIHKENKMKKHLQKAKKMEIEIKSGSLEPQKASEGKYIVYADSREVNSRVLRELTKMDVEVIIKPMAVADYQVSDEVAIERKTTNDFINSLIDKRLYKQARELVKEFKKPIMILEGEDLYSAFINPNAIRGAIASIAVDFGIPIIPTRSPEDTAAMIKRIAIREQSKEKVEIQIRTEKKPLTLKERQLFIVESLPYIGSVNARKLLKHFKTIKNLVNASEKELKKVEGIGEKIAREIRKVLDSKFEG, from the coding sequence ATGGCAAAATATATTGAACATCCCCTCATAAAACCAGAGAAAATCGAAGCCAGACTATATCAACAAAAAATCGCAGCAGACGTACTCAAAAAGGGCAATTCTATGATAGTAGCTCCAACAGCCTTGGGTAAGACCGTTATAGCCGTGCTAGTAGCTGCTGAAAGATTACAAAAATATAAAAAATCAAAAATCCTAATTCTCGCACCAAGCAAACCCCTCACAATACAACATGAAGATAGCTTCCAAGAATTCTTAACAGTACCATGCACATCCATCACAGGAGCCATCAACCCCACAGAACGTGTTAAACGTTGGAAAGAATCCCAAATAATATGTGCAACACCCCAAACAGTTGAATCCGACATAATAAATGGAAGATATAACCTCAAAGATGTTTCACTCCTAGTTTTTGATGAATGCCACCATGCAATAGGCTCATACTCTTATGTATATCTGGCATCACGCTACCAACAAGAAGCCCAAAACCCCCTCATACTAGGACTGACAGCATCCCCCGGTTTCGAAAAAGAAAAAATAGAAAGCGTATGCAAAAACCTCTTCATAAAAGAAATTATAATAAAAACAGAAGATGATCCTGATGTATCACCCTATTTCAATCCCATAGAAATAGAATGGATAAAAGTTAAAATGGGAAGTACCCTGAAAAATATAAAAAAACACTTGGAAAAAGCCCGCAAACACCGACTAAAAATGCTAAAACACCTCCACATAATACCAACAATAAACATAACAAAAAAAGATCTACTCAAAGCAAGGGGAAAAATCCAAAACACGATCGCAAAAACAACAAACCCGCCAAAAAAATACTACATCGGAATATCATTACTAGCCGCGGCCATAAACATAGAACATGCCATAGAACTCCTAGAAACACAGGGCATAAGCACATTACACCAATACTTCCTAAGATTACAAAAAAAGAGTACAAAAGCGGCTAAAAGCCTCATAACAGATCCAAATTTTTCACGTGCAATGATAGAAACAAGAAGAGCATACAAAAGAGGAATAGAACACCCAAAACTTGATAAACTAATTAAAATATTAAAAAAGGAGCTTAAAAAAGAAGACATAAAAAGGATCATTGTATTCACACAATTCAGAGACACAGTCGAACAAATATACAAAAAATGCCAAGAAGAAAAAATAAACGCAGCTAAATTTTACGGACAAGGCACCAGAACCGGTACCAAAGGCCTAACACAAAAAGAACAAAAGGAAATCATAAAAGCATTCCGCATAGGAAAATATGACATTCTCATTTCAACTAGTGTCGCGGAAGAAGGAATGGACATACCAGCCGTAGACCTCGTAATCCTATACGAACCCGTACCATCAGAGATAAGAATGATACAAAGACGTGGCCGTACCGGGAGGAAAAAAATGGGCCGCATGATGGTCATGATAACAGAAAAAACCCGAGACGAAGCATACTACTGGTCAAGTATCCACAAAGAAAATAAAATGAAAAAACACCTCCAAAAAGCGAAAAAAATGGAAATAGAAATAAAATCAGGAAGTTTAGAACCTCAAAAGGCCTCGGAGGGTAAATATATTGTCTATGCCGATTCCAGAGAGGTTAATTCACGAGTTTTAAGAGAATTAACTAAAATGGACGTCGAAGTAATCATAAAACCAATGGCAGTTGCAGATTACCAAGTCAGCGACGAAGTTGCCATAGAAAGAAAAACAACAAACGATTTCATAAATTCACTCATTGACAAAAGACTCTACAAGCAAGCAAGAGAACTTGTAAAAGAATTTAAAAAACCCATCATGATACTAGAAGGGGAAGACCTCTACTCAGCCTTCATCAACCCAAATGCCATAAGAGGAGCCATAGCATCCATTGCAGTGGACTTTGGAATACCCATAATCCCAACAAGATCACCGGAAGATACAGCGGCCATGATAAAAAGGATAGCAATCCGTGAACAATCAAAAGAAAAAGTAGAGATACAAATAAGAACCGAAAAAAAACCATTAACCCTAAAAGAAAGACAACTATTCATTGTAGAATCACTACCATACATAGGCTCCGTGAACGCGAGAAAACTCCTTAAACACTTCAAGACAATAAAAAACTTAGTAAATGCCTCTGAAAAAGAATTGAAAAAAGTAGAGGGTATAGGTGAAAAAATAGCACGAGAAATTCGCAAAGTCTTAGACTCTAAATTCGAAGGGTGA